TATATCCTTGCTTGTTTCAATCCCAGGGTTTGGGTATGCTGCTACACCAAGGCTTGCTGTAGCCTTATGGGGTTTTCCACCAAATGTCATTGGTGTGCTTTCAATATTTTTCCTTATCTTTTCTGCATAATCATAAGCAATATTTTGTAATGTCTCAGGAAGGACAACGGCAAATTCATCACCACCAAATCTGGCAATAAGACCCTTTCCATCCATTGTCTTTTTTATTATATCTGATATAGTAGTAATAAGCCTATTTCCCTCTGCATGTCCAAATGTATCGTTGATATATTTTAGCTTATCAAAATCAATCATAATCAATCCCAAAGGTTTTTTGTATGATTCTGCATAGGAAAACTCCTTTAAAAGATAATCCTCAAGATACCTGTAGTTGTAAGTCTTGGTAAGCTCATCCTTTTCTGCCATCTCCTTTATCTTGGCGAATAGCTCAACCCTCTCAAGGGTTTCTGAAACCTGGTGGGAGACTATTCTTAAGAGCCTCCTTTTTAATGGTGGAAATGGCTCCTTATTAAATGAATGGATAGATAAAAGCCCCTTTGCCTTATCGGCATAAAGAATGGGAAATATAAGCTCATTTTGAAACTCCTTTAATCCAACCCAGAATAACTCCTCCTTTGTCCCCTTTTCTGTAAAGAATTCTGGCTTCTTTCCTGCTTGCTCTGGATTATTCTTCTTCCAAAAAGATTCCATATCCTCCTCAATTGACTTTATACAATGGTCGCTTATAAAACAGGTTTGCTTTATCTCGCCAATCAGCCTTTCCTCATCAAGATAAAGGTAGGCTGATGCATGGTAATTAAAGAATGGCTGAATACGCTCCAATATCCAAGACAATATCTCCCTTGGTTTTGACATCTTTGGTGCCTCTGTTGAGATAGAATACAAAATACCAAGCTCTTCTGTTTGTGCGGCAAGCTCCTCCTTTTCTTTTATTGTCTCCTCAAGCTTTTTCTCAAGCTCCTCCTTCTCATGAATAAATTTTTCGTTCTCCTTTATCTTTGTCTTTAGCTCATCCCTCTCCTTTGTAAGGCTATTTATTGCCTCATTGAGCTTCTGCCTTTCTTTCTCAAGCTCTGTTTTATCCTTGATGTGCTTTTCCTTTTCAGCCAATAACTCCATCCTTATTTTGATGAATTCTTCCTTTTCCTTTAATTGGTTTTCTAAATTCTCTTTTGATTGTATAAGCTCCTGTTTTTCAACAACTATCCTTTCTTTGTTTTCCTGATCCTTTGCAAGCTCTTTTACTACCTTTTCTTTTTCCTCGCTATATTCCTTTTTCTCTACTGCATTTTTAATAGCAATGGCTGCATGTCCTGCAATTATTGAAATCATTTTTAGGTCTGTTTCGTTAAATGCTGACCTGGATGATTTGTTATTTACATTCAATATGCCAAATATTTCATCGCCAACCCTTAATGGTGCAGAGATTAAAGACTTTGTATAGTATTTTGGTTGGCTTTTTTCTATATGAAACCTTGGGTCATCTGTTATATCTTTAACCAATAAAGGCTCTCCTGTTTTGCATACATATCCTACAATGCCAGTTCCTTTCTTGAATGACCTTTTTGTAACCCCTTCCTCTAATCCTATAGATGCCTTTATTGATAACTCATCTGTCTTTGGGTCTAAAATCATTAAGGAGCAGATTTCTGCATCCATTGCCTTTGCTGCAAGATTGACAATCAAGGAATATAGCTTTGAAGGCTCTAATGTAAGAAGCAGATAACGCGATTTCTCAAATAGCTCATAGAACCTTGTAATGCTTGCTATTTCACCCTCCTTTCCTGTATATTTTACCCTTTCTGCAAGAAGGTTTATTGAGGCATTTGCAAGCTGAAAGATAAGGCTTATATCTGCCTCTAGGCCTCCTATGGTAACAGTGGGAACACCCTTTAATGTATAAAGAAATGCCTTTGTATCAAGGTGTAATTTTGCCGAAACCTGTTCATAGTAACGGCTGTCCCTTCCTTCATCAACAAGCTGACATCCATATATCATTCCGACTAATTCACCCCTTGATAGAAGAGGGATAATGTAGCCTAAAAATTCTGAATGGCAGGAAAACACGGTTGGTTGTTTGCTTACAAGGACATTACTAGAAATTGAGACAAAGCTTTGGCTGCATAGCCTTTTTCCCTCCTCCTTCTCTTTAATCATCCTGCAAAATACCCTATCTTTTTCAGAAACTTCTACAGGCTTTCTATCTTTGTCAACAACCATAAATGGAGGGATGCCAAATTTTTTTTCAATGGTATCCTTTATTGTTTTCCACTCAAGGGATTGAATAAATTTGTTTAATACATCATCCATTTTGTTCGTCCTTCGTCGTTACTTCTATGCCTTTGTACCTTTTTCTCCTAATTCATAATTTTAATATATGCCTCTTTTCTTAATTCTTTAATAAATTGTGAAAGATATTCCTTAAGCCTTTTTTCTTTAAGCTTCTCTTCAATTAAGCTTAAAATTTCATATTCTATATCGTTTCTTGTTTCATCCTTTGATATTTCCTTTGCCCTTCCCATTGTTTCAATGAAAAGCTCATCCCTTATTTTTGCTAAATGAAGGTCTTCTGTTTCTCTCTTTTCACCCCCTCTTATGATATAAAATTTCCCTTCTACCTTAAATGGATGACTTATCTTTCCGCCCTCAAGGGAAAAGGCTTGCTTTGAAAATTCCTCCTGCATTTCTGGAAAACAAAAGAAACCTGTATTTTCAATTTTCAGGCTTGTTGTCCCAAGCTTTGTAAGCTCAAGAAATGCCTTTTGAGCACCTTCTTCATTTTCTGCTTCAACAAAATCAATACAAACCTCATTTTGATACCTATCAAAATTTAAAAGAAGCTCATCTTCTGGTATCCTTATTCTTTCCTTAAAAAGGTTTATAAGCCTTGCCCGTGTTATATCATTTTTTATTCTTAATTTTAGTCCAGCCTCATCTATTCCCTGTGATTGTAAAGCCTCTTTGAACAAAGAAGGAGAGATAAACGAACCTTTTACCTCCTCTATTCTCTCAAGAATCATACTATCAGAAACCACAATTCCTAATTCATCTGCTTTCTTTTGAAGAAGGATGTTATCAATTATTGCTTCAATATCCTTTTTTTCTAAGATAAACTCTCTCTGGGTAATTACCTCATTTTCTACAAAGGCAATTATTCTATCATCACCATAAAGATAAAATGTTGCACACAAGAAGAACAAAAAAGCTTTCCTCATACCTTTAAGCATAATATAAACAGCAAAGAAAATCAAGAAAAATATTGATATTATGTTGCTATTTCAAAATGGGCTTTTTACCTTATTGAAGAAAGAATCTCATAAAAATTAGGGAATGAGATATCTGCCCATTCTTTCCCTTCAATCTCTATCCCTGAAACATTAAGTGATAAAACAGAAAGAGCCATTGCAATTCTATGATCTTTATATGAATAAACTTTTGTTCCCTTTAATGGATAGCCACCATCTATTATTATTCCATCATCTAATTCTTCTATCTTTGCACCTAGCTTTGAAAGCTCACAAACCATTGCCTTTATCCTATCAGTTTCCTTTGCCCTGAGCTCACCTGCACCTTTTATTATTGTTTTTCCATCTGCAAATAGGGCTAAAACAGAAAGAATAGGAACCTCATCAATCATCATTGGAATTATATCAGATGAAACCTCAATTCCAGAAAGCCTGCCTGGGCTTATAATAATGTCGCCAACAGGTTCATTGCAAATATTTCTTTCATTTTCTATTGCAAAACCAACACCCATTTTTTTTAAACAATCAAGAAACCCTGTTCTTGTCTTATTTACCCCTATATTTTTAATTTTTATCTCCATATTAAGGATAAGTGCTGCTGCAATAAAGAATGAGCCAGATGAAAAATCCCCCGGAGTTTCTATTTGTAGCCCTCCTTCAATTTCATAAGGCCCATCAAGGGAAATTGTAAAGCCATCCCTTTTTATAGGAACGCATAAGAATTCTAACATTTTCTCTGTATGGTCTCTGGATAAAAGGGGTTCTGTTATGGTTGTTTTTCCTTTTGCAGATAGACCTGCCAAAAGGATTGATGATTTTACTTGAGCGCTTGAGATTGGCATCTTGTATGATATAGCCTTTAGGTCGCCTCCTTCTATTGTAATTGGCGGATAATCACCAACAAATTTCGCACC
This window of the bacterium genome carries:
- a CDS encoding SurA N-terminal domain-containing protein, encoding MFFLCATFYLYGDDRIIAFVENEVITQREFILEKKDIEAIIDNILLQKKADELGIVVSDSMILERIEEVKGSFISPSLFKEALQSQGIDEAGLKLRIKNDITRARLINLFKERIRIPEDELLLNFDRYQNEVCIDFVEAENEEGAQKAFLELTKLGTTSLKIENTGFFCFPEMQEEFSKQAFSLEGGKISHPFKVEGKFYIIRGGEKRETEDLHLAKIRDELFIETMGRAKEISKDETRNDIEYEILSLIEEKLKEKRLKEYLSQFIKELRKEAYIKIMN
- the aroA gene encoding 3-phosphoshikimate 1-carboxyvinyltransferase, which translates into the protein MKEIIVPPDKSISHRAILIGSLCNKPIRIKNPLKAGDTLSTISCLSNLGIKIGENNNEIIVYGKSWKKPEAPLYCGNSGTTMRLLSGILAGLPFETILTGDDSLSKRPMKRIREPLSMMGAKFVGDYPPITIEGGDLKAISYKMPISSAQVKSSILLAGLSAKGKTTITEPLLSRDHTEKMLEFLCVPIKRDGFTISLDGPYEIEGGLQIETPGDFSSGSFFIAAALILNMEIKIKNIGVNKTRTGFLDCLKKMGVGFAIENERNICNEPVGDIIISPGRLSGIEVSSDIIPMMIDEVPILSVLALFADGKTIIKGAGELRAKETDRIKAMVCELSKLGAKIEELDDGIIIDGGYPLKGTKVYSYKDHRIAMALSVLSLNVSGIEIEGKEWADISFPNFYEILSSIR
- a CDS encoding diguanylate cyclase, which gives rise to MDDVLNKFIQSLEWKTIKDTIEKKFGIPPFMVVDKDRKPVEVSEKDRVFCRMIKEKEEGKRLCSQSFVSISSNVLVSKQPTVFSCHSEFLGYIIPLLSRGELVGMIYGCQLVDEGRDSRYYEQVSAKLHLDTKAFLYTLKGVPTVTIGGLEADISLIFQLANASINLLAERVKYTGKEGEIASITRFYELFEKSRYLLLTLEPSKLYSLIVNLAAKAMDAEICSLMILDPKTDELSIKASIGLEEGVTKRSFKKGTGIVGYVCKTGEPLLVKDITDDPRFHIEKSQPKYYTKSLISAPLRVGDEIFGILNVNNKSSRSAFNETDLKMISIIAGHAAIAIKNAVEKKEYSEEKEKVVKELAKDQENKERIVVEKQELIQSKENLENQLKEKEEFIKIRMELLAEKEKHIKDKTELEKERQKLNEAINSLTKERDELKTKIKENEKFIHEKEELEKKLEETIKEKEELAAQTEELGILYSISTEAPKMSKPREILSWILERIQPFFNYHASAYLYLDEERLIGEIKQTCFISDHCIKSIEEDMESFWKKNNPEQAGKKPEFFTEKGTKEELFWVGLKEFQNELIFPILYADKAKGLLSIHSFNKEPFPPLKRRLLRIVSHQVSETLERVELFAKIKEMAEKDELTKTYNYRYLEDYLLKEFSYAESYKKPLGLIMIDFDKLKYINDTFGHAEGNRLITTISDIIKKTMDGKGLIARFGGDEFAVVLPETLQNIAYDYAEKIRKNIESTPMTFGGKPHKATASLGVAAYPNPGIETSKDIFAKADKCLYAAKEAGRNKVILYQP